In Brassica rapa cultivar Chiifu-401-42 chromosome A06, CAAS_Brap_v3.01, whole genome shotgun sequence, a single window of DNA contains:
- the LOC103872085 gene encoding serine/arginine repetitive matrix protein 1 isoform X3 produces the protein MKKVFFTLPTQLYDPNMKLACKAIISKHPSKTQNPQTHLTKLPQVLPPYFRLNMDSLIKQTRRRHPTSQGKTGEVGSSTREKKVPARRSVSFKEVDKKKPSSWLQKQFMRQMSDQGYDPISEMDHAAAVAATAYAITTFEETWLESYHTGLERGASLSRSKSRREASPFEEPRSLSRRFSGQLSLKEPELNGDHTRRSGDSREKRERQRKRVSEPPAPMRKQPPTRTRSERHAPPPPPPPPPPPLSPPPLRLPPMEIKTHSSGHTSRKDDATADDWEKTELAKIKARYEKLNRKIDLWEEKKRDKARRKLDKSESEQEQKRKRGLQRFREDMEYIEQIAAGARAQAGKQRQTEELKVKEKAGIVRSTGKIPGKACFCF, from the exons ATGAAAAAAGTGTTCTTTACTTTACCTACACAGCTTTATGATCCAAATATGAAACTTGCATGCAAAGCAATAATCTCAAAACACCCTTCAAAAACCCAAAACCCTCAAACACATCTAACCAAACTCCCTCAAGTTCTCCCACCATATTTTAGATTGAATATGGATAGCTTGATCAAGCAAACAAG GAGGAGGCATCCAACTTCCCAGGGCAAAACTGGTGAGGTTGGTAGCTCCACTAGAGAGAAGAAAGTGCCAGCAAGGAGATCTGTTTCATTCAAAGAAG TAGATAAGAAGAAGCCTTCAAGCTGGTTACAAAAGCAGTTCATGAGGCAAATGAGCGACCAAGGCTATGACCCGATCAGCGAGATGGACCACGCAGCTGCGGTTGCAGCCACTGCTTATGCCATAACCACTTTTGAAGAAACTTGGCTAGAGAGTTATCAT ACTGGTCTCGAACGTGGAGCTTCGTTGTCAAGGAGCAAGAGTAGAAGAGAAGCGTCACCTTTTGAAGAACCAAGAAGCTTGTCAAGAAGATTCTCAG GACAACTTTCACTTAAGGAACCAGAGTTAAATGGAGACCACACCAGACGAAGTGGGGATTCAAGGGAGAAACGTGAGAGACAAAGAAAACGGGTTTCTGAACCGCCAGCTCCAATGCGGAAACAACCACCGACCAGGACACGATCAGAACGTCAtgctccaccaccaccaccaccaccccctcctcctcctctatcgCCTCCGCCTCTCCGGCTTCCACCTATGGAAATCAAAACGCATAGCTCAGGCCATACTAGTCGAAAAGATGATGCTACAGCAGATGATTGGGAAAAAACTGAACTAGCTAAGATCAAAGCAAG GTACGAGAAGTTAAACAGAAAGATCGATCTgtgggaagagaagaagagggaCAAAGCTAGAAGGAAGCTGGACAAATCTGAG AGCGAACAAGAacagaagaggaagagaggtttgcagagatttagagaagacaTGGAATACATTGAACAGATTGCAGCCGGAGCAAGAGCTCAGGCAGGGAAACAAAGGCAGACCGAAGAGTTGAAGGTGAAGGAGAAAGCAGGAATTGTGCGTAGTACCGGTAAAATTCCTGGAAAAGCATGTTTCTGTTTCTGA
- the LOC103872085 gene encoding uncharacterized protein F44E2.3 isoform X2, with translation MKKVFFTLPTQLYDPNMKLACKAIISKHPSKTQNPQTHLTKLPQVLPPYFRLNMDSLIKQTRRRHPTSQGKTGEVGSSTREKKVPARRSVSFKEDKKKPSSWLQKQFMRQMSDQGYDPISEMDHAAAVAATAYAITTFEETWLESYHVKTGLERGASLSRSKSRREASPFEEPRSLSRRFSGQLSLKEPELNGDHTRRSGDSREKRERQRKRVSEPPAPMRKQPPTRTRSERHAPPPPPPPPPPPLSPPPLRLPPMEIKTHSSGHTSRKDDATADDWEKTELAKIKARYEKLNRKIDLWEEKKRDKARRKLDKSESEQEQKRKRGLQRFREDMEYIEQIAAGARAQAGKQRQTEELKVKEKAGIVRSTGKIPGKACFCF, from the exons ATGAAAAAAGTGTTCTTTACTTTACCTACACAGCTTTATGATCCAAATATGAAACTTGCATGCAAAGCAATAATCTCAAAACACCCTTCAAAAACCCAAAACCCTCAAACACATCTAACCAAACTCCCTCAAGTTCTCCCACCATATTTTAGATTGAATATGGATAGCTTGATCAAGCAAACAAG GAGGAGGCATCCAACTTCCCAGGGCAAAACTGGTGAGGTTGGTAGCTCCACTAGAGAGAAGAAAGTGCCAGCAAGGAGATCTGTTTCATTCAAAGAAG ATAAGAAGAAGCCTTCAAGCTGGTTACAAAAGCAGTTCATGAGGCAAATGAGCGACCAAGGCTATGACCCGATCAGCGAGATGGACCACGCAGCTGCGGTTGCAGCCACTGCTTATGCCATAACCACTTTTGAAGAAACTTGGCTAGAGAGTTATCATGTAAAG ACTGGTCTCGAACGTGGAGCTTCGTTGTCAAGGAGCAAGAGTAGAAGAGAAGCGTCACCTTTTGAAGAACCAAGAAGCTTGTCAAGAAGATTCTCAG GACAACTTTCACTTAAGGAACCAGAGTTAAATGGAGACCACACCAGACGAAGTGGGGATTCAAGGGAGAAACGTGAGAGACAAAGAAAACGGGTTTCTGAACCGCCAGCTCCAATGCGGAAACAACCACCGACCAGGACACGATCAGAACGTCAtgctccaccaccaccaccaccaccccctcctcctcctctatcgCCTCCGCCTCTCCGGCTTCCACCTATGGAAATCAAAACGCATAGCTCAGGCCATACTAGTCGAAAAGATGATGCTACAGCAGATGATTGGGAAAAAACTGAACTAGCTAAGATCAAAGCAAG GTACGAGAAGTTAAACAGAAAGATCGATCTgtgggaagagaagaagagggaCAAAGCTAGAAGGAAGCTGGACAAATCTGAG AGCGAACAAGAacagaagaggaagagaggtttgcagagatttagagaagacaTGGAATACATTGAACAGATTGCAGCCGGAGCAAGAGCTCAGGCAGGGAAACAAAGGCAGACCGAAGAGTTGAAGGTGAAGGAGAAAGCAGGAATTGTGCGTAGTACCGGTAAAATTCCTGGAAAAGCATGTTTCTGTTTCTGA
- the LOC103872085 gene encoding uncharacterized protein F44E2.3 isoform X4 — translation MKKVFFTLPTQLYDPNMKLACKAIISKHPSKTQNPQTHLTKLPQVLPPYFRLNMDSLIKQTRRRHPTSQGKTGEVGSSTREKKVPARRSVSFKEDKKKPSSWLQKQFMRQMSDQGYDPISEMDHAAAVAATAYAITTFEETWLESYHTGLERGASLSRSKSRREASPFEEPRSLSRRFSGQLSLKEPELNGDHTRRSGDSREKRERQRKRVSEPPAPMRKQPPTRTRSERHAPPPPPPPPPPPLSPPPLRLPPMEIKTHSSGHTSRKDDATADDWEKTELAKIKARYEKLNRKIDLWEEKKRDKARRKLDKSESEQEQKRKRGLQRFREDMEYIEQIAAGARAQAGKQRQTEELKVKEKAGIVRSTGKIPGKACFCF, via the exons ATGAAAAAAGTGTTCTTTACTTTACCTACACAGCTTTATGATCCAAATATGAAACTTGCATGCAAAGCAATAATCTCAAAACACCCTTCAAAAACCCAAAACCCTCAAACACATCTAACCAAACTCCCTCAAGTTCTCCCACCATATTTTAGATTGAATATGGATAGCTTGATCAAGCAAACAAG GAGGAGGCATCCAACTTCCCAGGGCAAAACTGGTGAGGTTGGTAGCTCCACTAGAGAGAAGAAAGTGCCAGCAAGGAGATCTGTTTCATTCAAAGAAG ATAAGAAGAAGCCTTCAAGCTGGTTACAAAAGCAGTTCATGAGGCAAATGAGCGACCAAGGCTATGACCCGATCAGCGAGATGGACCACGCAGCTGCGGTTGCAGCCACTGCTTATGCCATAACCACTTTTGAAGAAACTTGGCTAGAGAGTTATCAT ACTGGTCTCGAACGTGGAGCTTCGTTGTCAAGGAGCAAGAGTAGAAGAGAAGCGTCACCTTTTGAAGAACCAAGAAGCTTGTCAAGAAGATTCTCAG GACAACTTTCACTTAAGGAACCAGAGTTAAATGGAGACCACACCAGACGAAGTGGGGATTCAAGGGAGAAACGTGAGAGACAAAGAAAACGGGTTTCTGAACCGCCAGCTCCAATGCGGAAACAACCACCGACCAGGACACGATCAGAACGTCAtgctccaccaccaccaccaccaccccctcctcctcctctatcgCCTCCGCCTCTCCGGCTTCCACCTATGGAAATCAAAACGCATAGCTCAGGCCATACTAGTCGAAAAGATGATGCTACAGCAGATGATTGGGAAAAAACTGAACTAGCTAAGATCAAAGCAAG GTACGAGAAGTTAAACAGAAAGATCGATCTgtgggaagagaagaagagggaCAAAGCTAGAAGGAAGCTGGACAAATCTGAG AGCGAACAAGAacagaagaggaagagaggtttgcagagatttagagaagacaTGGAATACATTGAACAGATTGCAGCCGGAGCAAGAGCTCAGGCAGGGAAACAAAGGCAGACCGAAGAGTTGAAGGTGAAGGAGAAAGCAGGAATTGTGCGTAGTACCGGTAAAATTCCTGGAAAAGCATGTTTCTGTTTCTGA
- the LOC103872085 gene encoding uncharacterized protein F44E2.3 isoform X1 — protein MKKVFFTLPTQLYDPNMKLACKAIISKHPSKTQNPQTHLTKLPQVLPPYFRLNMDSLIKQTRRRHPTSQGKTGEVGSSTREKKVPARRSVSFKEVDKKKPSSWLQKQFMRQMSDQGYDPISEMDHAAAVAATAYAITTFEETWLESYHVKTGLERGASLSRSKSRREASPFEEPRSLSRRFSGQLSLKEPELNGDHTRRSGDSREKRERQRKRVSEPPAPMRKQPPTRTRSERHAPPPPPPPPPPPLSPPPLRLPPMEIKTHSSGHTSRKDDATADDWEKTELAKIKARYEKLNRKIDLWEEKKRDKARRKLDKSESEQEQKRKRGLQRFREDMEYIEQIAAGARAQAGKQRQTEELKVKEKAGIVRSTGKIPGKACFCF, from the exons ATGAAAAAAGTGTTCTTTACTTTACCTACACAGCTTTATGATCCAAATATGAAACTTGCATGCAAAGCAATAATCTCAAAACACCCTTCAAAAACCCAAAACCCTCAAACACATCTAACCAAACTCCCTCAAGTTCTCCCACCATATTTTAGATTGAATATGGATAGCTTGATCAAGCAAACAAG GAGGAGGCATCCAACTTCCCAGGGCAAAACTGGTGAGGTTGGTAGCTCCACTAGAGAGAAGAAAGTGCCAGCAAGGAGATCTGTTTCATTCAAAGAAG TAGATAAGAAGAAGCCTTCAAGCTGGTTACAAAAGCAGTTCATGAGGCAAATGAGCGACCAAGGCTATGACCCGATCAGCGAGATGGACCACGCAGCTGCGGTTGCAGCCACTGCTTATGCCATAACCACTTTTGAAGAAACTTGGCTAGAGAGTTATCATGTAAAG ACTGGTCTCGAACGTGGAGCTTCGTTGTCAAGGAGCAAGAGTAGAAGAGAAGCGTCACCTTTTGAAGAACCAAGAAGCTTGTCAAGAAGATTCTCAG GACAACTTTCACTTAAGGAACCAGAGTTAAATGGAGACCACACCAGACGAAGTGGGGATTCAAGGGAGAAACGTGAGAGACAAAGAAAACGGGTTTCTGAACCGCCAGCTCCAATGCGGAAACAACCACCGACCAGGACACGATCAGAACGTCAtgctccaccaccaccaccaccaccccctcctcctcctctatcgCCTCCGCCTCTCCGGCTTCCACCTATGGAAATCAAAACGCATAGCTCAGGCCATACTAGTCGAAAAGATGATGCTACAGCAGATGATTGGGAAAAAACTGAACTAGCTAAGATCAAAGCAAG GTACGAGAAGTTAAACAGAAAGATCGATCTgtgggaagagaagaagagggaCAAAGCTAGAAGGAAGCTGGACAAATCTGAG AGCGAACAAGAacagaagaggaagagaggtttgcagagatttagagaagacaTGGAATACATTGAACAGATTGCAGCCGGAGCAAGAGCTCAGGCAGGGAAACAAAGGCAGACCGAAGAGTTGAAGGTGAAGGAGAAAGCAGGAATTGTGCGTAGTACCGGTAAAATTCCTGGAAAAGCATGTTTCTGTTTCTGA